From Apium graveolens cultivar Ventura chromosome 9, ASM990537v1, whole genome shotgun sequence, the proteins below share one genomic window:
- the LOC141682428 gene encoding putative methyltransferase At1g29790 produces the protein MGSKDEDHPKKKLYQLSIQTKLKLKILLLVILTNLVTIYIFSGTLQPISKYSHNLSIPLWDSTNLLHRLNSTEHELAGSHSQISELRRKLATTTSLIESLLVELTILRESEKTTQGTKFLNLSDEAKLAIGPQKLPLGFSPRSGSDNVYPPVGGGCSRFPQELAQYMTYDIGKECPVDDVFAQKLILRGCEPLPRRRCHPKSPLGYVEPTRIPESLWTIPHDKSIIWDPYTCKNYKCLVDRQKFPGFYDCKDCFNLKGREASRWLVDNGGLDYGMDQVLGTKPLGSIRIGLDIGGGTGTFAARMKERNITIITSTMNIDGPFNSFIASRGLIPMHVSVFQRLPFFENTLDIVHSMHVLSNWIPDTMLEFTLFDIYRVLRPGGLFWLDHFFCLGSQLNGTYVPMIDRVGFKNLRWNAGMKLDRGAEMNEWYFSALLEKPMT, from the coding sequence ATGGGAAGTAAAGATGAAGACCATCCAAAAAAGAAACTTTATCAACTAAGTATCCAAACTAAGCTCAAGCTCAAAATACTCTTGCTTGTCATACTTACCAACCTTGTCACTATCTACATTTTTAGTGGCACTTTGCAGCCAATCTCCAAGTACTCTCATAATTTGTCTATTCCTTTGTGGGACTCTACAAATCTTTTGCATCGACTTAATTCAACCGAACATGAGCTTGCAGGTAGCCACTCTCAAATCTCGGAGTTACGACGAAAACTAGCTACCACTACGTCACTTATTGAGTCACTCCTTGTTGAACTTACTATCCTTCGTGAGTCCGAAAAGACTACACAAGGTACTAAGTTCTTGAACTTGTCTGATGAGGCGAAGCTTGCCATTGGTCCTCAGAAGCTCCCACTAGGGTTTTCGCCAAGAAGCGGATCTGATAATGTATATCCTCCTGTTGGAGGAGGCTGCTCAAGGTTCCCACAAGAGCTGGCACAATATATGACCTATGACATTGGTAAAGAGTGTCCGGTTGATGATGTCTTTGCACAAAAGTTAATTCTAAGGGGGTGTGAGCCACTGCCTAGGAGGCGGTGCCACCCCAAGTCTCCCTTGGGCTACGTAGAGCCCACACGAATTCCAGAGAGCCTGTGGACAATTCCGCATGACAAAAGCATCATTTGGGACCCTTATACTTGTAAAAACTACAAGTGTCTTGTAGACAGACAAAAATTTCCTGGTTTCTATGATTGTAAAGATTGTTTCAACTTGAAAGGAAGAGAAGCATCAAGATGGCTTGTCGACAATGGAGGCCTTGATTATGGGATGGACCAAGTTCTTGGAACGAAACCATTGGGAAGCATTCGTATCGGCCTGGATATTGGTGGTGGTACAGGGACTTTTGCAGCTCGGATGAAAGAGAGGAACATTACCATCATCACAAGCACAATGAATATTGATGGTCCGTTCAACAGTTTCATTGCATCCAGGGGATTGATTCCAATGCACGTCAGTGTGTTCCAGAGGCTTCCTTTCTTCGAAAACACATTGGATATTGTGCATTCAATGCATGTTCTGAGCAACTGGATCCCAGATACTATGCTTGAGTTCACATTGTTTGATATTTACAGGGTGTTGAGGCCAGGGGGTCTGTTCTGGCTCGATCATTTCTTCTGCCTTGGATCACAGTTGAATGGAACGTATGTGCCCATGATAGACCGTGTTGGATTTAAGAATCTGAGGTGGAATGCAGGCATGAAGCTTGATCGTGGAGCAGAAATGAATGAGTGGTATTTCTCTGCCTTGTTAGAGAAACCAATGACCTGA